The sequence CTAAGCGTGCTAACTACACCTCGGTTATTTCTCATCGCTCTGGTGAAACTGAAGACAGTACTATTGCTGATATCGCGGTGGGTACAAACGCAGGTCAAATCAAGACAGGTTCGCTGTCACGCTCTGATCGAATTGCCAAGTACAACCAGCTCCTGCGTATCGAAGAAGATTTAGGTGATGTTGCAAGCTATCCAGGCAAGTCTGTTTTTTATAACCTAAAGCGCTAAGCACTTTTCAATATGCGTATTGTTATCTACTCTATGCTGGTATTACTCATCGTAATCCAGTACCCACTGTGGTTGGGTAAGGGTGGATGGCTTAAGGTATACGAGATGGAAAAGCAGGTTGAGCTGCAACAAGCAAAAAATAGTTTGCTGGCACTGCGTAACGCCAAACTTGCTGGGGATGTAAAAGATTTAAAGGATGGCACGCGGGCTATCGAAGAACGTGCAAGAGCCGAGCATGGCCTGATTAAAGAGGGTGAATTTTTTGTCCAGATTCTTCCTGCTGATAAGGCTTCTGCAGTTCCTATCGATGACGGCCTTAAGTCTGCATCAAATCCAAAGCAATAAGACTCAAACCCTAGTGGCCACTAGATGGTGGCCTGGTGGCATCACTGAGTAAGCTAGTTTTAAACACTTGCAGGCAATCTACTGCATCAAAGCGGTAAGGCTTTGCACAAAACTCACAGATTGTCTCAACACAGCCTTGCTCAGCCAGAATGCTTTTTACCTCTTCCTCGCCAAGCATACGCAATACGTCAGCAACTTTCGTGCGTGAGCAACGACAAGAGAATCGAATTTGGCGAGGTGGAAAACTTCTAACGCCATTTTCGGCTGACTCTTCTAGAAACAAGCGACGGAGAATCACATCGGGTGTTAAGGTGAGCAGTTCCTCATCAGTAATGGTTTCGCCCAATGTTTGAATACGAGACCAACCTTCGGCTGCCGATTGTGGGTCAAGATGCGCATGACCACCAGAGTCTGGGAGTCTTTGCAACAGTAAGCCGCCAACATGACTATCGTTTGAAGCTAGCCAAATGCGGGTCTCTAACTGCTCAGAATTCTGCATATACAGCCCAATGGCCTCTGCAGCACTGGAAACAGGCGTGATTAAGCCATTACGCTCATCTTGAAGGGCCACGATGCCTTGATAGGGGGCTTGCCCTGGTTCCCGATCAGAGGGATCCAAGGTGATAACCAGTCTGCCAGAGTGACTCGCATCCAGAAGCTCCCCAAGGCTTGCCTGATCTGAAATTTCGCTTGGATCGACCGAGAGCTTTACCGTGGCACGCATAGATAAGTCTGACTTGCATTCCACCACCAGCAATTGAATAGGACCCTTACTTTGAGCTTGAATAATGAGGGTGCCATCAAACTTGAGGCTAGCGCTCAGAAGGGTGGCTGCACCAACAAAATCACCCAGGATGCGACGAACTGCAGGAGGGTCATCACGACGCTCTAAGACAGCCTGCCAAGCGGTACTAATGGACACGATTTCCCCACGTACTGGGGCGCCATCACAGACAAAAACAAGTAATTCATTCATATTGCAAAGTATCCACGTTTTTCTATTTTGCCGTCAATCTGCGCGACCTGAGATAATGCCATTTATGCATATTCGTACTCGTTTTGCCCCCAGTCCCACGGGCTTTATTCATTTGGGAAATCTGCGTAGCGCGCTCTACCCATGGGCTTTTGCACGCCATAATCAAGGCGACTTTATTTTGCGCATTGAAGATACTGATCAGGAGCGCTCTACTCAAGAAGCGGTAGATGTCATTATTGAAGGCATGTCTTGGTTGGGTCTCGATATTGACGAGGGTCCGATCTATCAAATGCAGCGCATTGATCGCTACCGTGAGCTTGTTAAACAACTTTTGGACTCTGGTTTGGCTTATCCCTGCTACATGAGCGAGGATGAACTCAATCGCTTGCGCGATCAACAGATGGCCAATAAAGAGAAGCCACGCTACAACGGACTTTGGAGACCAGAGCCTGGCAAAACTTTGCCGCCTATTCCTGAGGGCGTAGATCCGGTAATTCGTTTTAAAAATCCACTTGGTGGTTCAGTGATTTGGGATGATGCCGTCAAAGGCAAAATTGAAATCAGCAATGATGAGCTGGACGATCTGGTGATAGCGCGTCCCGATGGAACACCGACTTATAACTTTTGCGTAGTCGTTGACGACCTCGATATGAAGATTACCCATGTGATTCGGGGTGACGATCACGTGAATAACACACCAAGACAGATCAACATCCTTAAGGCTCTCGGCGGAACGCCTCCTATATACGCCCACTTGCCAACAGTATTGAATGACTCCGGCGAGAAAATGAGCAAGCGCAATGGTGCGATGAGTGTTCGAGACTATCAAAAAGCGGGTTACTTACCAGAAGCCATTTTGAATTATTTGGCACGTCTTGGTTGGTCCCACGGGGATGCAGAAGTATTTACTAAGCAGCAATTTGTAGATTGGTTTGACTTAGAGAGCTTAGGCCGTTCGCCTGCACAACACAATCCTGAAAAGTTGCTTTGGTTAAATCACCAATATATTCAACAAGCAGATCCAAAGGTATTGGCTGAAGCAACTAAACCCTTTGCGCATCAAATTGGCATCGATACTGAAAGTGGACCCGACTTTGTTCAAGTAGTGGGTTTGCTGAAAGATCGGGCCAATACATTGATCGAGATTGCTGAAGGCGCCAAACTATTTTACTTGCCAGCTCCCAATCATTCTATTCAGGAGATTGAGAAAAATATTCCTGCAGACATCATTCCAGCACTGAAAGATTTCATAGAGGTTTTAGCGCAAACAGAGCCTTCCAAAGAGGCTTATGGAGCTGCCTTTAAGCAAGTTCTTGCAAAGCACGGCATCAAAATGCCAGCCCTGGCAATGCCAGTTCGATACGCTTTATTCGCCACCACTCAAACCCCTGCAATTGATTCTGTCTTGCTTGTCTTGGGACGTGATGAAGCAATTAAAAGGCTCTCCAAGGTAGTCCAGTAGGCAATTTGCGTATCAGGCCAAAAATAGGCTAAAATCTTGGATTGTTTTGAGTGTCTTGCGGTTTTATTGTGGGATTTCGGGGGTATAGCTCAGCTGGGAGAGCGCTTGCATGGCATGCAAGAGGTCAGCGGTTCGATCCCGCTTATCTCCACCAAGCATTCAAAATAGCCGTATTTTTAGTAGTCCATGTCCCCATCGTCTAGAGGCCTAGGACATCACCCTTTCACGGTGAGTACGGGGGTTCGAATCCCCCTGGGGACGCCAAATTTTTGGTAGTTGTACTAAGCAGTTGTTGTAATTTGGAGCGGTAGTTCAGTTGGTTAGAATATCTGCCTGTCACGCAGAGGGTCGCGGGTTCGAGTCCCGTCCGTTCCGCCAAGACATTTAAAAGCCCCTTATTGAAGGGGCTTTTTTATTTCATGGATCTGTCTTATTTGTAGTGAGGTTTAGGTGCTTGTTTATAAAGCGGCATCACAGCCGGCATGAGTTCTGTTAACTGTTCAATTCTCGTTTCACCGGAGGGATGGGTCGACAGAAACTCTGGGGGATTCTTTCCTTCTGTGGCTTTGAGCATTTTCTTCCAAACACTAATGGCTGCCTCGGGGTTGTATCCTGCTCTTGCTGCCAGTTCAAGACCGATAGCATCTGCTTCAGATTCATTTTGTCTGGAGTTGGGTAGCACTAGTGCGTATTGGGCAACTTGATTAGCCGCACCCGCTATAGCCCCATAACCGGTGGCTGAGACAACATTAAGGGCTACATTTTGAGCTACTGCTTGCGAAATTCTTTCTCTGCCGTGTTCACGCAAGGCATGGGCAATCTCATGTCCCATGATGGCAGCAATCTCATCATCAGTTAAATTGAGCTGTTCAATCAAACCAGTATAAAAAGTGATCTTTCCACCTGGAGCACAAGTCGCATTTAGTACCGGAGCATTAATCAAGCTAAGCTGCCAATTCCATTGGCGAGTGTCATCGCGAAATATTTCCGTTTGAATAATCAAGCGATTAGAAATATATTTCAAGCGATCATACGTGGGCCCAGTTGTAATGAGAATATTCTTTTCTCGCGCCTTTTGGTTTTGTTCGTTAAAGCTTGAGGCCGATATGCGGTCTACCTCGGCAGAGGAAACCAGCATGAACTGTGATCGATTGACACCTACCGCCCCCGATCTTGTGGTGTTAGCACAAGCCAGGAGTAGGGTGCAAAGAGCTATGAGAAATGCTAAGCGAATACTAAAAAACTGAAATTGCATTCACCAATCATTATTTCTTGGGTGTTGTGATGGATGCCGCCATTGCGTCATAGTAGATGACTTTTACCTGCTCACCAACGTTAACGTCTTTTAACAGCTCAGGATTCTTAACAGTCACTGTGGTTACTTTGCCGCTTGGTCCCTTCACTGAAACCAGCTTCTTTTCACGATCCACAGAAATAATGTCGGCAATGATAGTTGTCTTATTAGCAATCTTTTCAGATGGCATTTCATTGGCTTTTGATTGAGTTACTGTGCTGGTCTCAACTTTGCTGCGAATGCCATCACTTTTGGTTTTGATTAGCTCGATCGCTACAGCCAATTCATAGGTGACATTCACACGATCACCTTTTTTGATTTGATCAAAATTCGTAATTTCAGGTCCAGCAACAAACTTAGAAGTACCTTCTTTGTTTTTAAAGGTTAGGGTTCTGGTTTTCTTGTCAATCTTAACCACTTCGCCTTCATAAAGCTGATAGCGGTTTTCTACAGCAGCGGCATCAATCACCATCGGTTTTTGTGATGCAGAATCGGCTGGGGTAGTTTGGGCAAAAGCCAATAATGGAGCGGCTAATACAGCTGCCAAAACCATGGAAACGGGGGTTAATTTGATATTCATTATTTTCCTTAATTAATCATCAATCCTATCTGTGATATTAGCTCACTTTTATTAATTTTCATCCCAAAAGGGGGCGTTTGGCGCCAAGGACGCATCTCCCCATCTTTGTTAAGATCACCACTTAAATTCAAAACCCAATAAGAGTAATAAATGCCTAAATTTGCAGCCAATCTGACCATGCTTTTTAATGAAGTACCGTTTTTAGATCGTTTTGAACGGGCCTCTAGGGCTGGATTCAAGGCTGTGGAATTTTTGTTCCCCTATGCGTTTTCACCCATAGAAATCAAGGAAAAATTAGAGCGATTCCAACTAAGTCTAGTTCTTCATAACCTACCTGCAGGTGATTGGGATGCTGGCGAGCGGGGCATTGCTTGCCTTCCAGATCGTGTGGAAGAGTTTCGGGCGGGTGTAAGTAAGGCAATTGAATATGCCAAAGTTTTAAACGTTCCTCAACTGAATTGCTTGGCTGGAAAAATCCCAGCAGGCATTGATGATCATTTACTACATCAAACTTTTGTGGATAACCTCAAGTACGCAGCTACTGAGTTGCATAAAGAACATCTCAAATTACTCATCGAGCCCATCAATAACTTTGATA comes from Polynucleobacter sp. MWH-Svant-W18 and encodes:
- the ftsB gene encoding cell division protein FtsB → MRIVIYSMLVLLIVIQYPLWLGKGGWLKVYEMEKQVELQQAKNSLLALRNAKLAGDVKDLKDGTRAIEERARAEHGLIKEGEFFVQILPADKASAVPIDDGLKSASNPKQ
- a CDS encoding Hsp33 family molecular chaperone HslO; protein product: MNELLVFVCDGAPVRGEIVSISTAWQAVLERRDDPPAVRRILGDFVGAATLLSASLKFDGTLIIQAQSKGPIQLLVVECKSDLSMRATVKLSVDPSEISDQASLGELLDASHSGRLVITLDPSDREPGQAPYQGIVALQDERNGLITPVSSAAEAIGLYMQNSEQLETRIWLASNDSHVGGLLLQRLPDSGGHAHLDPQSAAEGWSRIQTLGETITDEELLTLTPDVILRRLFLEESAENGVRSFPPRQIRFSCRCSRTKVADVLRMLGEEEVKSILAEQGCVETICEFCAKPYRFDAVDCLQVFKTSLLSDATRPPSSGH
- the gltX gene encoding glutamate--tRNA ligase — translated: MPFMHIRTRFAPSPTGFIHLGNLRSALYPWAFARHNQGDFILRIEDTDQERSTQEAVDVIIEGMSWLGLDIDEGPIYQMQRIDRYRELVKQLLDSGLAYPCYMSEDELNRLRDQQMANKEKPRYNGLWRPEPGKTLPPIPEGVDPVIRFKNPLGGSVIWDDAVKGKIEISNDELDDLVIARPDGTPTYNFCVVVDDLDMKITHVIRGDDHVNNTPRQINILKALGGTPPIYAHLPTVLNDSGEKMSKRNGAMSVRDYQKAGYLPEAILNYLARLGWSHGDAEVFTKQQFVDWFDLESLGRSPAQHNPEKLLWLNHQYIQQADPKVLAEATKPFAHQIGIDTESGPDFVQVVGLLKDRANTLIEIAEGAKLFYLPAPNHSIQEIEKNIPADIIPALKDFIEVLAQTEPSKEAYGAAFKQVLAKHGIKMPALAMPVRYALFATTQTPAIDSVLLVLGRDEAIKRLSKVVQ
- a CDS encoding M48 family metallopeptidase; the protein is MLVSSAEVDRISASSFNEQNQKAREKNILITTGPTYDRLKYISNRLIIQTEIFRDDTRQWNWQLSLINAPVLNATCAPGGKITFYTGLIEQLNLTDDEIAAIMGHEIAHALREHGRERISQAVAQNVALNVVSATGYGAIAGAANQVAQYALVLPNSRQNESEADAIGLELAARAGYNPEAAISVWKKMLKATEGKNPPEFLSTHPSGETRIEQLTELMPAVMPLYKQAPKPHYK
- the hyi gene encoding hydroxypyruvate isomerase; the protein is MPKFAANLTMLFNEVPFLDRFERASRAGFKAVEFLFPYAFSPIEIKEKLERFQLSLVLHNLPAGDWDAGERGIACLPDRVEEFRAGVSKAIEYAKVLNVPQLNCLAGKIPAGIDDHLLHQTFVDNLKYAATELHKEHLKLLIEPINNFDIPGFFLSKTQQAIDVLDEVGAENAFVQYDIYHAQRMEGELANTIQKYLNRIAHIQLADNPGRHEPGTGEIHYPYIFQLLDKIGYQGWIGCEYKPASATEVGLGWLEEYQS